In Mercenaria mercenaria strain notata chromosome 14, MADL_Memer_1, whole genome shotgun sequence, the following are encoded in one genomic region:
- the LOC123526682 gene encoding uncharacterized protein LOC123526682, protein MEVSGRKDDLAQPQPVASKKADKSYCDPCQHDGHHLPADGYCVDCKEYLCSACYSIHRRPAVWRHHQLLDAQAMPKIKPATKVKDTCTDVCQKHTEKIIEYFCNEHETFGCSACMTTGHRACIKVDYVPEVAATYDTSAELTETQERLLELFKLNENNKSDILSKSKAVDLQAKRAKAQIKNLRTEVIELFDILEKDIDKSVDDIKFKDETTITKLAIETEIISNDLQNYISEIETKVNERKICQLFIATKCMKEPVGKIAEEIKRVTENESIQKYVFEPDPVIVDMKQKLTGIGTLKFLDKHAKLSEFEGDINVKAEDDNEDCKITGMTLLSEKQLVVADIRNRSVKLVDVEQKQLTSIYESEEPPFDVTKVEHLQIAVSYPSASTIKFLTISESGSFKFDRDINATGKCRGITCIGSNLVVSFRFPPVVKILTTNGRVIKTIKGQFRYPDYVAVNPLRNTIFISNWTPVLGSVTCVTNEGKVNAASDGSHLTDSQGIIYEKTGSVFVCCYADHRILQLSEDCKVVQELLNKSDGIRNPNCIAKSKQNTLYIGMNGDKIKMFKLY, encoded by the coding sequence ATGGAAGTGTCCGGGCGTAAGGATGACTTGGCTCAACCTCAGCCAGTTGCATCCAAGAAAGCAGATAAGAGTTACTGCGATCCATGTCAACACGATGGCCACCATCTACCTGCAGACGGATACTGTGTAGATTGTAAAGAATATTTGTGTTCGGCGTGCTATAGCATACATAGACGACCGGCTGTATGGAGACACCACCAGCTTCTGGATGCGCAAGCAATGCCGAAAATCAAACCAGCAACAAAAGTAAAAGATACATGTACGGATGTATGccaaaaacatacagaaaaaattaTTGAATACTTCTGCAATGAGCATGAAACCTTCGGATGTTCCGCATGCATGACGACAGGTCATCGTGCGTGTATCAAAGTCGATTATGTCCCGGAAGTTGCTGCTACATACGACACAAGTGCGGAGCTTACTGAAACGCAAGAACGTCTTTTGGAATTATTCAAGTTGAACGAGAACAACAAGTCTGACATACTAAGTAAATCTAAAGCAGTTGATCTTCAAGCTAAACGAGCAAAGGCGCAAATTAAGAATTTGAGAACAGAAGTCATTGAGTTATTTGATATACTTGAAAAAGACATCGACAAGTCAGTCGATGATATAAAGTTCAAAGACGAGACAACGATAACAAAGTTAGCAattgaaacagaaataatttctAACGATCTTCAGAATTATATATctgaaattgaaacaaaagtaAACGAACGAAAGATTTGTCAGTTGTTCATTGCAACAAAGTGCATGAAGGAACCGGTTGGCAAAATAGCGGAGGAGATAAAAAGAGTAACTGAAAACGAAAGTATTCAAAAATATGTCTTTGAGCCAGATCCAGTGATTGTTGACATGAAGCAGAAGCTTACAGGAATTGGCACACTTAAATTTCTAGATAAACATGCTAAGTTGTCTGAGTTTGAAGGTGATATCAACGTGAAAGCAGAAGATGATAACGAAGACTGCAAGATTACAGGAATGACTTTACTGTCTGAAAAGCAACTTGTAGTTGCCGATATCAGAAACCGATCTGTAAAACTGGTGGACGTTGAACAGAAACAGCTAACTTCCATTTATGAATCGGAAGAGCCACCATTTGATGTGACAAAAGTTGAACATCTGCAGATTGCTGTTTCCTATCCTTCTGCCAGTACAATTAAGTTCCTTACTATATCAGAGTCCGGAAGTTTCAAGTTTGATAGAGATATAAATGCGACTGGAAAATGTCGTGGTATTACGTGTATCGGAAGTAATTTGGTCGTGTCGTTCAGATTTCCACCGGTAGTGAAGATACTTACTACAAATGGAAGAGTTATCAAGACAATAAAAGGACAGTTTAGGTACCCAGACTATGTAGCAGTAAATCCTCTCCGCAatacaattttcatttcaaactgGACTCCAGTTTTAGGTTCAGTTACATGCGTTACAAACGAAGGAAAGGTAAACGCTGCCAGCGATGGTAGTCATTTAACAGATTCTCAAGGTATCATTTATGAAAAAACAGGCTCAGTGTTTGTCTGTTGCTACGCTGACCATCGTATTTTACAGCTATCTGAAGACTGTAAAGTAGTACAAGAACTTTTGAACAAAAGCGATGGCATAAGAAATCCAAATTGCATTGCCAAAAGTAAGCAAAACACACTGTACATAGGAATGAATGGTgacaaaatcaaaatgtttaagcTATATTAG
- the LOC123526683 gene encoding uncharacterized protein LOC123526683, whose amino-acid sequence MEVSGRRNVRSESVSKASDIETDNYCDPCKHDGRNVAANGYCVDCKEYLCTGCYSVHLRPSVWRHHQLLDAQTMPTTKPATNIKVTDICTEVCQKHSDKIIEYFCNPHEMLGCSACITTEHRSCIKVDYIPDVAATFGKSKEFNNLHENLESLLSLNEKNKSNIRNKTKVVDIQADKAKVQVTTLRSEVYALFDRLEKKIDRSIDDVRNRDKKKMVKLSNKSDAVSANLKDHISVIETKVNEGKMCQLFIETKRLKESERKLHAEVQKIAEDSNLQIFQFQPDQMIVDMTEKLTDIGKLKVLDKNAKLSRFEGDIDVKVRTETKKCNITGMSILSKNQLVVADYMNGCVKLLSIVNKDVISVYKTEVVEYSDPFDVTKVEDGRIAVTYPSAWKIRILNVPDGGNLKFVREINAKGACYGLVRNGANLVVSFNTPPVVKILTLDGKVVKKITGDYKFPDYVAFNPYRNTIYISDFSLDTVTCVTIEGKVVSDGKHLGGPCGVAVDANSQVLVCCRSTNSVLQLLKGSKRPHELLHNSDGVRYPQCIAVSEQNTLFIGLADDKVKMFQLY is encoded by the coding sequence ATGGAAGTGTCTGGGAGAAGAAATGTTAGGTCCGAATCTGTGTCAAAAGCATCTGACATAGAAACCGATAATTACTGTGATCCGTGTAAACACGATGGCCGCAATGTTGCTGCGAATGGATATTGTGTGGATTGTAAGGAGTATCTGTGTACCGGATGTTACAGTGTCCACCTACGGCCATCAGTTTGGAGACACCACCAGCTTCTGGACGCACAAACAATGCCGACAACTAAACCAGCGACGAATATCAAGGTAACAGATATATGTACAGAGGTGTGCCAAAAGCATTCAGACAAAATAATTGAATACTTCTGCAATCCACACGAAATGTTAGGTTGTTCGGCATGCATTACAACAGAGCATCGTTCGTGTATTAAAGTCGATTATATTCCGGATGTTGCTGCTACATTTGGCAAAAGTAAAGAGTTTAATAACCTCCATGAAAACCTTGAAAGTCTTTTAAGTTTAAACGAGAAGAATAAGTCAAACATAAGGAATAAGACAAAGGTTGTCGATATTCAAGCCGACAAAGCAAAGGTCCAAGTTACGACTTTAAGGTCGGAAGTTTATGCGTTATTTGATCGACTTGAGAAGAAAATTGACAGATCAATTGATGACGTAAGAAATAGAGACAAGAAAAAGATGGTCaagttatcaaataaatcagACGCAGTGTCAGCTAATCTTAAGGACCATATATCTGTAATAGAAACAAAAGTTAACGAAGGAAAAATGTGCCAGCTGTTTATAGAAACAAAACGCTTGAAGGAGTCGGAAAGAAAACTCCATGCAGAGGTGCAAAAAATTGCTGAGGATAgcaatttacagatttttcaatttcAACCGGACCAAATGATTGTTGATATGACCGAAAAGCTTACAGACATTGGCAAACTCAAAGTCCTAgacaaaaatgcaaaactgtcacGATTTGAAGGCGATATCGATGTAAAAGTTAGAACAGAAACAAAGAAATGTAATATAACAGGGATGTCAATTCTATCTAAAAACCAGCTTGTCGTTGCGGACTATATGAACGGATGTGTCAAACTTCTAAGCATTGTGAATAAAGATGTAATATCCGTTTATAAAACAGAAGTAGTAGAATATTCTGATCCATTCGATGTGACAAAGGTTGAGGACGGACGGATTGCAGTTACCTATCCTTCTGCCTGGAAAATCAGGATACTGAACGTACCAGACGGCGGAAATTTGAAGTTTGTCAGAGAAATAAATGCGAAAGGGGCATGTTATGGTCTTGTTCGTAACGGGGCTAATCTGGTCGTGTCGTTCAACACTCCGCCTGTAGTCAAGATTCTTACTCTGGATGGAAAAGTTGTCAAGAAAATAACAGGAGACTATAAATTCCCCGACTATGTAGCATTCAACCCGTATCGCAACACGATTTATATTTCGGATTTCTCTTTAGATACAGTGACATGCGTCACAATCGAGGGAAAAGTTGTAAGTGATGGCAAACATTTAGGAGGACCTTGTGGTGTCGCAGTTGACGCAAATAGTCAGGTGTTAGTTTGTTGTAGATCTACAAACAGTGTTTTGCAGTTGCTAAAAGGCAGCAAGAGGCCACATGAGCTACTGCACAATAGCGATGGAGTTAGATATCCCCAATGCATCGCTGTCAGTGAACAAAACACACTTTTCATTGGACTGGCTGATGACAAAgtcaaaatgtttcaattataCTAG